The following coding sequences lie in one Arachis stenosperma cultivar V10309 chromosome 5, arast.V10309.gnm1.PFL2, whole genome shotgun sequence genomic window:
- the LOC130981293 gene encoding probable RNA methyltransferase At5g51130 — translation MEKENETKSKKDQKKDRRVRIRQYGNFRGYYKKRNAGTPENDSRLEFLRKEWFEDKECLDIGSNDGTLIISIAKMFRCESILAIDIDPELVERANKKLRKAAESEMQIGESFKNLNDVVTFKQENFVESQHPELYHTVTW, via the exons ATGGAAAAGGAAAACGAAACTAAGAGCAAAAAGGATCAGAAGAAGGATCGACGCGTTAGAATTAGGCAATATGGCAATTTCAGAGGATACTATAAGAAACGA AATGCAGGGACTCCTGAAAATGATTCTCGTTTAGAATTCTTGAGAAAGGAATGGTTTGAAGACAAGGAGTGTCTTGATATTGGTTCCAACGATGGCACATTAATTATCTCCATTG CGAAAATGTTCCGGTGCGAGAGCATTCTTGCAATTGACATTGATCCTG AACTTGTTGAGAGAGCAAataagaaattgagaaaagctGCTGAAAGTGAAATGCAAATTGGTGAGTCCTTCAAGAATCTGAATGATGTGGTCACATTCAAACAAGAGAATTTTGTGGAGAGCCAGCATCCAGAACTCTATCATACTGTTACTTGGTAA